The DNA region CCAACGCTCAGCAATAACACTGTCCAGGGTGTCAACACACAACCACTCCGGAGCATCGGCACCAAGCTTTGCCAAAAGATGCTGGCCAGCCTCCTGCAATGGTTTGAGCAAAACCGAATCCGTCAATAACAAGCGGGGACGAGCGTCTTCGATAATAGATGCCAGGCGCGCCTGGTGTTGAGGTCTGACAGATTCTGGTGGATAAGCAGGTACGGCTATAACTTTTGCATATAAGCAACCAAAAAATGCTGCCACATAATCAACCCCACTGGGAAACAGCAGGATTGCCCTATCACCCGGACTGGCCATGGTTTGTATAACAGCCGCAATTGTTCGCGCCTGCCTATCCAGTTCGTAATAGCTTAGCTGTCTAGCCCCATCCCCCTGATCATTCAGAAAGTACAGCGCCGTACTGTCCGGCATGTACTCAGCTTTCGCCCGCAATGCATGGGCCAGTGTTAATGGCATTATGAATGAGTCGGCCATAAATCCACTCCGTTAGGATATTTGTCCCGGCCCGCTCAACAATCGCTTTTTTCAACTTCCGTGAAATAGAGAATCGATTGCAAACAAGCCGCTATCTATTGGCGACAACCCATCGCCAACATGTCAAAACATATTGATAAGGTCTGCGAATGACTGGTGGTGTTACCGCTCAATAACCGGGTTATCAAGACCTTGACTATGGACAAGTAACGAAGGTGGGAAAGAAATAATTAGTCGTGTAAAGAGCGAATGCAAATACACGCGACAAAGTCCAAACTGATCAATAAATCGGGGCCATTCTGCAACAAAAAATTCATCGTATAGAAAATCAAAAACATGATTGATAATACTTCTCATTATCGATATTATTCTTTTCGCCTATGTATCCGGGCTCTGGTTATTAAATAAATATTCACTGATATTGGGACAAACTATGCTGGATGCGAGCATTCACACCCCCCCAGCTCCCTGGGTTCAGATTTACACAGAAAATTTGTCAACGCTGCTCCGGTTTGCCTATAAACTCACTGGCTGTAACCATCAGGCAGAAGATATGGTGCAAGATGCTTTTTTCAGGCTTACGTCTGCTCCGCCAGTGACGTCTACCAGAATTTCATCCAGCAAGGACCAACTCAATTATCTTTTCCAAATTATTCGCAATCTGGCTATTGATCATTATCGCAAGCAAGTATTAATCAATAAACATATCGCCATTGATGCAGAAGAAGATGATATTAATCCCTATGAAATATCCCCACAGAAAATTTACGAGGATCAACGGCTTTTGGAGCAGTTATCCACGCTGCTGTCTGAACTACCTGATCGCACCCGCTATGCCTTTGAGCGGCATCGTATATTTGGCATCCCCCAGAAAGAAATTGCTGAAGAATTAGGCGTCTCTCCTACACTTGTCAACTTCATGATAAGAGATGCACTGATTCACTGCTCCAAGCTTTTTTAAGCGCCATAACACCAATTATTACAATACTTCCGGTGTGGGCTAGCCAATAGCCTTCCCTGATAAATTGTATTAAATTTTCACCACGTCCATAGGTTGCATAAAGCCACCTGTCACTGAATCCATCCTTCGCCATGTATCAGTAATTACCTGGTACTAACCTCGATATGCCTTAAATAATATGGCCCTTCATTCGTTCATAAAGTGAAAACCTATTTTTAGCATCTGCCAATACAGTATCGGTAAAGCACAATGCATAGAATAATTAACCTCTTGCTGGGATGGCTAAAATGGTTGGTTTTGGCAGGGGTATTAATCATCATCATTGCCAGTGTTTATTTACACAGAAAGCCAGCAATTCACAGTCAAGTTGAACTCATGCCCGAAGCGAAACTGTTACCAAAAGAAATTTCACTAACATAGGTATCACACGGTTATTTTATTTTTTTCCGCAATGGCGATAATCCAAATAGTAATGACCCCATAAAAAAAGAAGCAGCCTTGGCTGCTTCGCGAAATCGGGCTAGTCGCTGCGTCAGGCATTGGCGACCATGGCGTACAGTTCGCTTTCTTTCGGGGTTACCGGTGCGGCATGCAATAAATCCATTAGCTGTGCAGCCTGTTCCTCATCCAATGCATCCAATTCCATACCAAAACCACCGTCATTGGTATGGATAACAATCGCATCATAGCGATAACGATGCAATTTATGCGAATTGCGATAAGCCAGAATCTCAATGCCCAGTTGCTGCAAGGGTTTAATGCCGACCAAATCTGATTCAACAAACAAGCCGTAACGATTGCCATTTTTAATACGGCCAATGGCTACGGGAAGTTGATATTTATAGATAAGTATTTTGATATCGGCCGGATAACGCTCGCTGCATCTGTGTTCCATAATGATTTTCCTAGCAAAGTTGAGTGAATTGTTTAACCCGTCACACCTGGTTAACCAGGCGATGATAGGTTGCTAATTGTTGGCGGATCCGAGTCGCCAACCCTGGATCAACTTGATCCCAATCAAACGTCCACACCCAATTTTTATCCGTTGTCCCCGGCATGTTCATCCTGTGCCGTCCATCCAGCTCCATAAAATCTTGCATGGGAATAATAGCCATGCGACCAACCGATGATAATGCCAGGTTTATTAATAACCAGGGCATTGCATCGCTTGAGTGAAAACAATAACTGCGCAATTGTTGTCGCGAAAAATCGTTTAACGACGCATACCAACCCAGACTGGTATCGTTGTCATGCGTTCCGCTGTAAATCACATCCGCCAGGGAATGATTGTGCGGCAGATGGGGATTGGCAGGGTTGCCATCAAAGGCAAACTGCAGTACCAGCATGCCCGGCAGGGCAAATTGCTTGCGCAATGCTTCAACCTCGTCGGTAATAACGCCCAGGTTCTCAGCTACCAGAGGCAGATCCGGGTATGCTGCAAAGCAGGCGTTAAGCAAGGCTTCTCCCGGTGCCTTGATCCACTCTCCCTGGCGAGCGTCCTGGGTATCGCCTGGAATCGACCAATAGGCTTCAAAACCACGAAAATGATCAATCCGGATCAGGTCAAATAATTCTAGTTGAGTTTTCAGGCGCGCGAGCCACCAGCGAAAATTATCGGCGCGCATTACGTCCCAATCATAATGGGGGTTGCCCCAATGTTGGCCTGTTTCCGAAAAATAATCCGGTGGAACACCTGCAACACTCATGGGTTGCCCTGCTTCATCCAGCAGGAAACTGCCCTGCTCCGCCCAGACATCCGCACTGTCGTGTGCAACAAAAATAGGAATATCTCCGAACAGGTAAATGGATTTTTTCTGCGCATAATTGCGCAATGACTGCCATTGCTGAAAGAAAGCAAATTGCTCAAAACAGACCTGGGCAACCTCTGGCGCCAGCTCCTGGCGGGCGGCAGACAACGCCTGTTGATCGTGCTGACGTAACCCTTCCGGCCAGGTGGTCCAGCTTTGTTGCTGGAAATGGTTGCGCAAGGCACAGAACAGGCTGACATCATCGAGCCAATAAGCCTGGGCTGCGCAAAAAGCATGATAGGTTTGTGCGACGCTAGCACCGTATTCCGTCTGAATAAACGCAAAAAAACTGGCGCCAGCTTGTTGACGGGCTATAGCCAGGTTAGTGCGATCAGGAGAAAAGAGATGAACAGATTCTGCTGGAATCCAGCCCTGCTCTATCAACCAGTCAAAACTGATTAAATCCGGGTTACCTGCGTGGGCAGAAATCGATTGATAAGGCGACAAATCCTGATGTGTGGGACCAGTAGGTAGCATCTGCCATACACTTAAACCTGCTTCGGCCATAAAGTCGATAAAACGATAAGCTTCTTTTCCCAGGGTGCCAAAGGCAGTGGTTCCTTCCAGGTAACGGGATTCACTGCATGGCAGGGATGTTGGATGCAGGAGCACTCCGGCGCGACGTTGTGAAAAAAAACTGACCTGAGCCTGGGTGCTCGACATGAAAAAATTCCCCGAAGGAAAAGCAAGTTGATGAACTGTCCTGCCTGCAGTTAATCAGGCATGCCCATGGCGCATAACACCGCCGCTGGCAGGGTCACCACCGCCAACACTGATAACCTGCGCAAGATAAGCCGGCACCGGCTCTTCAATAAGTGCATATAAGTTACTCAAATGGCGACGATAGAGATATTCAAAATCACTCACACTTTGTGCCGGATTGTAATCGCCAAACCACCAAAACCAGTCAGATCCCTCGCACAGGGCTAATTGTTTTTCAATTTGCGCGAGCCGCTCGGCGGTAAAGGTTTTGGTTTTAAGTGCATTGTCTACATGGGATTTGGCCTCACAGAGCATATCCCAGCCACGGTTTTTGTCACGATCGCCAATCCAGGTTGAAAAGGTGCCATAAACCCAACTGCCCGCGACCAGATGTGGCATCTCGGTTGGGATTGGCTGTTGTTGATCCAACACTTCGGCATAGGTTGCCATTGCCAACTGTGGATGATCAGACAGGGAGCGATAGAGTGTCGATAAAAAGTGATAGGCGTTTTCCGGAAAATATTCCCAGGCGTTTTCACCATCCATGATGACGGAAATCACCGTATTGGCGGGGTCGTTGGCGCTATTGGCAATGTTGACCATGTGATTGATCAAATCGCCCACCGCATCGTCGGAATGCCAATTGGAATATTTGAACCCGATAAGGTCAGAAAGACCATCATCGCGAAAAAAGGTTTTTAAGGGCACCTGTGCAAATTCATAGGCGCGATGCAGGGAAATATGCTGCTCTTGCAGGCGCTGTGCTACAGCCTGGTTTTGTTCATGGCGCAGGGTGTTATGCAATACGGAATCACCGGTGGCGGCCCATTCAAATTTGGCCTCATGCAAGAGCGCCAGGGTCGCGTCACTCAGGGCGCCCTCCGATGCCCAACAGCCACGTGGGCGCACGCCAAAGTAATGCTCGAAGCTCCTGATACCTTCATTGAGATGCCATTTGGCACGGTTGCGACCATCCGGGTAGTGGATGGCATTGGGCAAGGTAACATCCGGCATTGCCTCTTTGGCGCTGTTGATATCGATCAACAAAGGCACAATGGGATGTGCGTAGGGGCTCATGCAAAGTTCTACCTGGCCATTTTCAGCCAGTTTGCGATAGCGCGGCACAACAGAGGCAACCAACTCGCCAATAACTGTCATCAACAAACGGCGGTCATCCATGTTGAAACCGCGCGCTTTGTCTTGCAGGCGCGTAATGCGCGAGTCGGTACGGCGCACGATTTCGGCGGTCCAGGACAAGTGATACCAGACACAAAGATCAACCAGGTATTGCTCGCTGAGGTAGCGACACAAATGGGGCTGATGGGAAAAACTGCTGGCAATATCCGCGAGTTCCCGATAATCCGGGAAACGCTCAATCAAGCGTTCGCGGTTTGCACGCAGGAGCTTTTCCACCAAGCCTGCAAATGCAGTAGAACCTGGCGGCGGCAAGGCGATGTCGGTTAAGGATGCCAGGACGGCATCCTTGATGTTGGTGTGCGATGAAAGATGTGACTGGATTTGCTCGGCATAGTCGTCTAGCTGTTCCAGCAGGATAGGTGCGAAATTCACGACTGCCTTGGCTTTGGGCTGGAGCTCAATGTGTGCAGCCATGTCCACATAATCCTTGATGGCGTGAAGATAGGTCCATGGGAAATAGTATTCACCGGTAATAATGTCGCGATAATCCGGCTGGTGCATGTGCCATAAGAAAACAACTTTGGTTTTGCCGGCATTAACCATAAATATCATCCTGTCCCAACATATCTGGAGTGACCAGTACTACCCCTTTGGGCGATACATGAAAACGTTTCTTGTCTTCCTCAAGGTTGTAACCGATTACGGTTCCCTCGGGGATTTTGCAATAGCGATCAATAAGGGCGCGGCGGATTTTACAATTGCGATGGATTTCCACATTGGGGAACACAACTGAATCGGAAATTTCACAGTAGGAGTGCACCCGCACGCGAGGGAATAACAGCGAATGCCGCACTGTCGACCCCGATACAATACAACCCCCGGCAATCAGGGAATCTATCGCAATACCGCGACGGTTATCCTGGTCGAAGACAAACTTGGCCGGAGGGACTTGTTCCTGGTGCGTCCAGATTGGCCAAGCTTCGTCATACAAATCCAGCTCCGGGTTTACTCCCGCCAGCTCCAGGTTGGACTCCCACAGGGAGTCTACTGTCCCCACATCACGCCAATAGGCATCGCCACCGGAAACCGGATCGCGGAATGGGAAGGCCATCACGCGATTGTTTTTAATCATGGACGGAATAATATCTTTACCAAAGTCGTGTGATGAATTGGGATTATCGCGATCTTTCATAAGTTGTTGGTACAGCACTTTGGTACTGAAAACGTAGATCCCCATAGAGGCCAGTGCCTTGTCAGGTTTGCCCGGCATGGGTTCGGGATTGGCGGGTTTCTCGGTAAATTTAACAATGCGGTGGTCTTTATCCATGTCCATTACGCCGAAGGCATGGGCAATGTCCAGGGGTACTTCAATACAGCCTACGGTGATATCCGCTCCCCTTTCAACGTGGGCAGCAATCATGGTGCCGTAGTCCATTTTATAAATATGATCACCGGCAAGAATTAATACATATTCGGGATTGTGGCGGCGAATGATATCCAGGTTTTGCACCACTGCGTCTGCCGTGCCGGCATACCAGGATTCGTCCAGGCGCTGTTGCGCAGGCAACAATTCCACGAACTCACCCATCTCGCCACCCAGGAACCCCCACCCGCGTTGTATATGGCGATCGAGTGAGTGGGATTTGTATTGCGTAAGCACACTAATACGACGAATTCCCGAGTTGACGCAATTGGATAGCGGGAAATCGATGATGCGAAATTTACCACCAAAATGCACAGCAGGCTTGGCACGCCAATCAGTTAATTGGTGGAGGCGTGAGCCCCTGCCTCCTGCCAAAATAACCGCCAGGGTTTCACGGGTAAGACGACTGACAAAACGGCCCGAAGTATGTGGTGTACTCATTAAAAGCGATTCCTTAAGCGTTATCTTTTGTGGATAGGATTCTGTCGTCCCGGGTTACCCCAGTGTAGGAGCAATATCAATGCCAAAGCTTGATCGAGCTCAAAACACGGATTGAATAACAAAATCTGAAAGGCATGCGGTGAGACACAATGCGGTAACATACCCTCACCGGAACAATCCAATTGTAGACACAAGTTTGGCACTGAACCTGCAAATCCCTGGACGTGTTTAAAAAATTTTGAAAACCTGGATGCAACAAAAATGAAGGACAATAGCTAAGCTAGTAAATCCCATGGGTATTACGTTTGTGTGTCGGTGATACCTGTCGATGTTGTATGCCAATCCTGGCACGCGTTATTAATTAGGAAGGATGGAATGTCGAATCCCAAGCAAGAACAACACTTAAGTCAAGATTTGCTACGTATTATTACTGCAACACACCACGATCCCTTTGAGGTTTTGGGTAGACACTCCCTCCCCGTTCCAACTGCAACCGCCGACACCCTGGTTCGGGTTTACCTGCCAGGCGCACGTTCAGCCGAGCTGGTAATTAACAGACAAAACAGACAAATTGCCCCATTGAACCGCCTTCCGGGAACTGATTTCTTTGAGTGGTACGGTTTGGGGCAGCAGCTTCCCGTCCACTATCAAATTGAATGGTACGACCGCCACAACCAACACCGGGTTCATTATGATCCCTACGCCTTTGCACCACAATTGGGCGAACTGGATATGCACCTGTTCGCTGAAGGTCAACATTGGAACATTTACAATCTTTTGGGTGCACACCCTCGCCAGGTGGATGGCATCAATGGGGTGCTTTTTGCCACCTGGGCCCCCAATGCCGAGCGAATCAGCGTCGTTGGCAATTTCAACGATTGGGATGGCCGTCACCATCCCATGCGTGTGCGCGGTAGCAGCGGTTTGTGGGAATTATTTATCCCGGGTGTTCAGCCGGGCGACCTGTATAAGTTTGAAATCCGCAACCGCCAGACAGGTGCGGTATTCCTGAAGTCAGACCCCTATGGCCAGTCCTTCGAACATCGTCCCAGTACCAGCTCCATCATTACAGCCGATTCAGCATTTGCCTGGCAGGACGCGGACTGGATGGAACATCGTGCCCACTGGGATTGGCAGGCCTCTCCCCTCTCTATATATGAGGTGCATTTGGGGTCCTGGCGCCGCGGTTGGGCCGGTGAGTTTTTAAGTTATCGCGAGCTGGCCCACCAGCTGGCGGATTATGTGAAATACATGGGCTTTACCCATGTTGAAATACTGCCGGTC from Cellvibrio japonicus Ueda107 includes:
- a CDS encoding sigma-70 family RNA polymerase sigma factor — translated: MIILLIIDIILFAYVSGLWLLNKYSLILGQTMLDASIHTPPAPWVQIYTENLSTLLRFAYKLTGCNHQAEDMVQDAFFRLTSAPPVTSTRISSSKDQLNYLFQIIRNLAIDHYRKQVLINKHIAIDAEEDDINPYEISPQKIYEDQRLLEQLSTLLSELPDRTRYAFERHRIFGIPQKEIAEELGVSPTLVNFMIRDALIHCSKLF
- the malQ gene encoding 4-alpha-glucanotransferase, producing MSSTQAQVSFFSQRRAGVLLHPTSLPCSESRYLEGTTAFGTLGKEAYRFIDFMAEAGLSVWQMLPTGPTHQDLSPYQSISAHAGNPDLISFDWLIEQGWIPAESVHLFSPDRTNLAIARQQAGASFFAFIQTEYGASVAQTYHAFCAAQAYWLDDVSLFCALRNHFQQQSWTTWPEGLRQHDQQALSAARQELAPEVAQVCFEQFAFFQQWQSLRNYAQKKSIYLFGDIPIFVAHDSADVWAEQGSFLLDEAGQPMSVAGVPPDYFSETGQHWGNPHYDWDVMRADNFRWWLARLKTQLELFDLIRIDHFRGFEAYWSIPGDTQDARQGEWIKAPGEALLNACFAAYPDLPLVAENLGVITDEVEALRKQFALPGMLVLQFAFDGNPANPHLPHNHSLADVIYSGTHDNDTSLGWYASLNDFSRQQLRSYCFHSSDAMPWLLINLALSSVGRMAIIPMQDFMELDGRHRMNMPGTTDKNWVWTFDWDQVDPGLATRIRQQLATYHRLVNQV
- a CDS encoding glycoside hydrolase family 57 protein, with the protein product MVNAGKTKVVFLWHMHQPDYRDIITGEYYFPWTYLHAIKDYVDMAAHIELQPKAKAVVNFAPILLEQLDDYAEQIQSHLSSHTNIKDAVLASLTDIALPPPGSTAFAGLVEKLLRANRERLIERFPDYRELADIASSFSHQPHLCRYLSEQYLVDLCVWYHLSWTAEIVRRTDSRITRLQDKARGFNMDDRRLLMTVIGELVASVVPRYRKLAENGQVELCMSPYAHPIVPLLIDINSAKEAMPDVTLPNAIHYPDGRNRAKWHLNEGIRSFEHYFGVRPRGCWASEGALSDATLALLHEAKFEWAATGDSVLHNTLRHEQNQAVAQRLQEQHISLHRAYEFAQVPLKTFFRDDGLSDLIGFKYSNWHSDDAVGDLINHMVNIANSANDPANTVISVIMDGENAWEYFPENAYHFLSTLYRSLSDHPQLAMATYAEVLDQQQPIPTEMPHLVAGSWVYGTFSTWIGDRDKNRGWDMLCEAKSHVDNALKTKTFTAERLAQIEKQLALCEGSDWFWWFGDYNPAQSVSDFEYLYRRHLSNLYALIEEPVPAYLAQVISVGGGDPASGGVMRHGHA
- the glgC gene encoding glucose-1-phosphate adenylyltransferase, with translation MSTPHTSGRFVSRLTRETLAVILAGGRGSRLHQLTDWRAKPAVHFGGKFRIIDFPLSNCVNSGIRRISVLTQYKSHSLDRHIQRGWGFLGGEMGEFVELLPAQQRLDESWYAGTADAVVQNLDIIRRHNPEYVLILAGDHIYKMDYGTMIAAHVERGADITVGCIEVPLDIAHAFGVMDMDKDHRIVKFTEKPANPEPMPGKPDKALASMGIYVFSTKVLYQQLMKDRDNPNSSHDFGKDIIPSMIKNNRVMAFPFRDPVSGGDAYWRDVGTVDSLWESNLELAGVNPELDLYDEAWPIWTHQEQVPPAKFVFDQDNRRGIAIDSLIAGGCIVSGSTVRHSLLFPRVRVHSYCEISDSVVFPNVEIHRNCKIRRALIDRYCKIPEGTVIGYNLEEDKKRFHVSPKGVVLVTPDMLGQDDIYG